In Pseudomonadota bacterium, a single window of DNA contains:
- a CDS encoding sulfurtransferase TusA family protein, with translation MNIDSIKADDVLDTKGLSCPMPLLKTKKAIGKMEAGQILEVVGTDPGSKNDLPGWCERTGHKYLGVREEEGFFRFYIQKG, from the coding sequence ATGAATATCGATTCTATCAAAGCGGATGATGTGCTTGATACAAAAGGCCTGAGTTGTCCCATGCCGCTCCTGAAAACCAAGAAGGCTATCGGAAAGATGGAAGCAGGCCAGATTCTTGAGGTCGTCGGCACCGACCCCGGATCAAAAAATGATTTACCCGGCTGGTGTGAGCGAACCGGACACAAGTACCTGGGAGTCAGGGAAGAAGAGGGCTTCTTCAGGTTTTATATACAAAAAGGATAA
- a CDS encoding peroxiredoxin, producing MAKSLGIFVTSPKNMKHVMGVTKAAVAKGSAVKVFFTWKATHLAKDPQFPELCKIADVNICADSYAKMGYDKTVVPEGLDEKRMSTQAKHGAMLENCECYMTL from the coding sequence ATGGCAAAAAGTCTAGGAATTTTTGTTACATCACCCAAGAATATGAAGCATGTCATGGGTGTGACCAAGGCCGCTGTGGCAAAGGGTTCTGCCGTAAAGGTGTTTTTTACATGGAAAGCAACCCATCTTGCCAAAGATCCACAGTTTCCTGAACTCTGCAAAATAGCAGATGTTAATATCTGCGCCGACAGCTACGCAAAAATGGGATATGACAAGACTGTCGTCCCAGAGGGGCTTGATGAAAAACGCATGTCAACCCAGGCGAAGCACGGTGCAATGCTTGAAAATTGTGAATGTTACATGACATTATAA
- a CDS encoding ABC transporter ATP-binding protein: MAQLELKNLDKYYTVDNTPIAAIKDISLTIEKGDFISIIGHSGSGKTTLISIIGGILKPTSGNVLFKGTDICTLNDRELSEYRNRNIGFMFQFSSLLPILTAKENVLLPDLFSKNRQPGAEKKAAELLDMVGIGEKNDAYPRQLSGGQQRRVAIARALMNEPDIILADEPTGDLDEETEAEILELFQKINQEKQVTMILITHNMDLAKKGKQQLRMSKNTLVPL; encoded by the coding sequence GTGGCACAATTAGAACTTAAAAATCTCGATAAATATTATACCGTTGACAACACACCAATAGCTGCGATCAAAGATATTTCCCTGACTATTGAAAAGGGTGATTTTATTTCAATAATCGGCCATTCCGGCTCCGGCAAAACCACGCTTATTTCTATAATCGGTGGAATTCTCAAACCTACATCCGGCAATGTCCTTTTCAAGGGGACCGATATCTGCACCTTAAATGACCGAGAACTCTCCGAGTACCGGAACCGCAATATCGGATTCATGTTTCAGTTTTCCAGCCTGCTGCCTATCCTTACAGCAAAGGAAAACGTGCTTCTCCCGGATCTTTTCAGTAAAAACCGTCAACCCGGCGCTGAAAAAAAGGCGGCTGAACTTCTCGATATGGTTGGAATTGGAGAAAAAAACGATGCCTATCCCCGCCAGCTCTCCGGAGGGCAACAGCGACGAGTAGCAATTGCCAGAGCCCTGATGAATGAACCGGATATTATCCTGGCAGATGAACCAACAGGGGACCTTGATGAAGAAACCGAGGCCGAGATACTGGAACTTTTCCAAAAAATAAATCAGGAAAAACAAGTCACCATGATCCTTATTACCCATAACATGGATCTTGCCAAAAAAGGCAAACAGCAGTTACGAATGAGCAAGAATACCCTTGTCCCTTTATGA